One genomic segment of Hordeum vulgare subsp. vulgare chromosome 2H, MorexV3_pseudomolecules_assembly, whole genome shotgun sequence includes these proteins:
- the LOC123430083 gene encoding protease Do-like 7 — protein MNFPCYFNLPYHINFLFNVVLNYLQVVTKFLTIESLLDESVDKEINLHIERGGTPLTVTLKVKDLYSITPNHFRELSGVVIHPLSYQQDDLKHPEEVEDRTRGGNKKLRLSLMLCCALVGS, from the exons ATGAATTTTCCATGTTATTTTAATTTGCCATACCACATTAATTTCTTATTCAACGTTGTTCTTAACTATTTACAGGTTGTAACAAAATTTCTCACTATAGAGTCCTTGCTTGACGAGAGCGTTGACAAGGAGATAAATTTGCACATCGAAAGAGGTGGAACTCCTTTAACAGTAACGCTGAAG GTAAAGGATTTGTACTCCATAACTCCAAATCATTTCCGGGAACTTAGTGGTGTTGTCATCCATCCACTTTCATATCAGCAG GATGATCTGAAGCACCCAGAAGAAGTTGAGGACAGGACGAGAGGAGGGAACAAGAAGCTTCGTTTATCATTGATGTTAtgttgtgcacttgttgggtcttga